Proteins co-encoded in one Malus sylvestris chromosome 7, drMalSylv7.2, whole genome shotgun sequence genomic window:
- the LOC126627749 gene encoding uncharacterized protein LOC126627749 isoform X4, whose translation MQKFSLPLHSSVFTVHSSQFTAAYSNPSSSVFPAAYPNPSSKTCLSKGGGYHLPPCHILNICGFTILLDCPLDLSALTIFSPIPSSSEASYLDKESPNSLNCSDLLDLEEPLFRKRQKVEKSLDADDLICAVPWYKTVNNLHLWNTSFIDAVLISSPMGMLGLPFITRMKGFSAKIYVTEATARLGQLMMEDLVSMHMEIRQLFGPEESSFPQWMKWEVLKLLPSSLRRLVLGKDGGELGGWMPLYSAADVKDCMQKFLRVKYAEETCYNSTLILKAFSSGLEIGSCNWTIKSPKGSVGFISSSIFDSAHAMNFDYHDLQGNDMMIYSDFSFLDAAEHVESDFDNATGGSVLIPISRLGIILQLLEQISSSLDVLNLKVPMYIISSVAEELLAFTNIVPEWLCKERQEKSLFELILQLFCGEPLFAHVMLINEKKLHVFPTVHSPKLLMNWQEPCIVFSPHWNLRLGPAVHLLRRWCGDQNSLLILESGPDVELSLLPFKPMEMKVLQCSFLSGIRLQKVEALLKILEPKVVLLPEDLKPNSSSITNSFSTFHYRVNETLRIPSLKDNSELEMATDLATQFKWRNLKQGNMKMTRLNGEFFVDHGRQRLLSGNLESSESRPLVHWGSPSLEKLLLVLSTRGIKATLGEAPSGSESRSASLVHVHHPNQALVEVRETITVISTADESLASIIFEAIGSVLDGI comes from the exons ACATGTTTGAGCAAAGGTGGTGGTTACCATCTCCCACCCTGCCACATACTCAATATATGTGGTTTTACCATTTTATTGGATTGCCCATTGGACCTTTCTGCTCTTACAATCTTCTCCCCTATTCCTTCTAGTTCAGAAGCTAGTTACTTGGATAAAGAGAGTCCCAATTCCCTAAACTGTAGTGATTTGTTAGATTTGGAGGAGCCCTTGTTTCGGAAGAGACAAAAAGTCGAAAAGTCCCTGGATGCTGATGATTTGATTTGCGCAGTCCCCTGGTACAAAACTGTCAACAACTTACACCTATGGAATACCTCTTTTATTGATGCGGTATTGATATCGAGTCCGATGGGTATGTTAGGATTACCATTTATTACTCGGATGAAGGGATTTTCTGCTAAG ATATATGTGACTGAAGCAACAGCAAGACTTGGGCAACTTATGATGGAGGATCTTGTTTCGATGCATATGGAAATCAGGCAGTTGTTTGGACCTGAGGAGTCATCTTTTCCTCAGTGGATGAAGTGGGAAGTGCTTAAGCTTCTTCCGTCTTCGTTGAGACGGCTGGTATTAGGCAAAGATGGGGGTGAGCTGGGTGGTTGGATGCCCTTGTACAG TGCAGCTGATGTGAAGGACTGCATGCAGAAGTTTCTAAGAGTTAAATATGCAGAGGAAACTTGCTACAACAGCACATTGATATTAAAGgcattcagttcgggattagaAATAGGCTCTTGTAATTGGACGATAAAGAGTCCCAAGGGGAGCGTTGGATTTATTTCAAGTTCCATCTTTGATTCTGCTCATGCAATGAATTTTGATTACCATGATCTTCAAGGGAATGATATGATGATATATTCAGATTTCTCATTCTTGGATGCTGCGGAACATGTTGAGAGTGACTTCGATAATGCAA CTGGAGGCTCAGTCCTTATTCCTATTAGTCGACTTGGGATTATTCTGCAGCTGTTGGAACAGATATCATCTTCACTAGATGTTCTGAATTTGAAG GTTCCTATGTATATTATTTCTTCTGTAGCTGAAGAACTATTGGCTTTCACCAACATCGTACCTGAATGGCTTTGCAAGGAACGGCAAGAAAAG TCACTCTTTGAACTGATCTTGCAGCTATTTTGTGGTGAGCCATTGTTTGCACATGTCATGCTCATAAATGAGAAGAAGCTTCATGTGTTTCCGACAGTTCATTCACCTAAATTATT GATGAATTGGCAGGAACCATGCATAGTTTTCTCTCCTCACTGGAATCTGCGGCTTGGTCCTGCTGTTCATTTGCTCCGGCGCTGGTGTGGGGATCAGAACTCCTTGCTCATTCTTGAG AGTGGACCGGATGTTGAGCTGTCTCTCTTACCTTTCAAGCCAATGGAAATGAAGGTTCTTCAATGCTCTTTCCTCTCTGGGATAAG GTTGCAGAAAGTTGAAGCGTTGCTGAAGATATTGGAACCAAAAGTTGTTCTG TTACCTGAAGATTTGAAGCCAAATAGCTCTTCAATAACAAATTCCTTCTCGACCTTTCACTACCGCGTTAATGAAACATTGCGTATACCAAGCTTGAAGGACAATTCAGAACTAGAAATGGCAACAGACTTGGCTACCCAATTCAAATGGAGGAATTTGAAGCAGGGCAATATGAAAATGACAAGGTTAAACGGGGAGTTCTTCGTAGATCATGGCAGACAACGGTTGTTATCTGGAAATCTAGAGTCCTCGGAGAGTAGACCGCTGGTACATTGGGGTTCACCCAGTTTGGAAAAGCTTCTGCTGGTGTTATCAACCAGGGGCATCAAGGCAACGCTTGGGGAAGCACCAAGTGGTTCTGAATCAAGAAGTGCTTCTCTAGTACACGTCCACCATCCAAACCAAGCTCTTGTAGAAGTCAGAGAGACAATCACTGTCATTAGTACCGCTGACGAAAGTTTAGCCTCCATCATTTTTGAAGCAATAGGTAGTGTTCTAGATGGCATCTAA
- the LOC126627749 gene encoding uncharacterized protein LOC126627749 isoform X5 produces the protein MKLTCLSKGGGYHLPPCHILNICGFTILLDCPLDLSALTIFSPIPSSSEASYLDKESPNSLNCSDLLDLEEPLFRKRQKVEKSLDADDLICAVPWYKTVNNLHLWNTSFIDAVLISSPMGMLGLPFITRMKGFSAKIYVTEATARLGQLMMEDLVSMHMEIRQLFGPEESSFPQWMKWEVLKLLPSSLRRLVLGKDGGELGGWMPLYSAADVKDCMQKFLRVKYAEETCYNSTLILKAFSSGLEIGSCNWTIKSPKGSVGFISSSIFDSAHAMNFDYHDLQGNDMMIYSDFSFLDAAEHVESDFDNASDCQELAKSLLNIDDSLEERDKLTFICSCVIDSVKAGGSVLIPISRLGIILQLLEQISSSLDVLNLKVPMYIISSVAEELLAFTNIVPEWLCKERQEKSLFELILQLFCGEPLFAHVMLINEKKLHVFPTVHSPKLLMNWQEPCIVFSPHWNLRLGPAVHLLRRWCGDQNSLLILESGPDVELSLLPFKPMEMKVLQCSFLSGIRLQKVEALLKILEPKVVLLPEDLKPNSSSITNSFSTFHYRVNETLRIPSLKDNSELEMATDLATQFKWRNLKQGNMKMTRLNGEFFVDHGRQRLLSGNLESSESRPLVHWGSPSLEKLLLVLSTRGIKATLGEAPSGSESRSASLVHVHHPNQALVEVRETITVISTADESLASIIFEAIGSVLDGI, from the exons ATGAAGCTT ACATGTTTGAGCAAAGGTGGTGGTTACCATCTCCCACCCTGCCACATACTCAATATATGTGGTTTTACCATTTTATTGGATTGCCCATTGGACCTTTCTGCTCTTACAATCTTCTCCCCTATTCCTTCTAGTTCAGAAGCTAGTTACTTGGATAAAGAGAGTCCCAATTCCCTAAACTGTAGTGATTTGTTAGATTTGGAGGAGCCCTTGTTTCGGAAGAGACAAAAAGTCGAAAAGTCCCTGGATGCTGATGATTTGATTTGCGCAGTCCCCTGGTACAAAACTGTCAACAACTTACACCTATGGAATACCTCTTTTATTGATGCGGTATTGATATCGAGTCCGATGGGTATGTTAGGATTACCATTTATTACTCGGATGAAGGGATTTTCTGCTAAG ATATATGTGACTGAAGCAACAGCAAGACTTGGGCAACTTATGATGGAGGATCTTGTTTCGATGCATATGGAAATCAGGCAGTTGTTTGGACCTGAGGAGTCATCTTTTCCTCAGTGGATGAAGTGGGAAGTGCTTAAGCTTCTTCCGTCTTCGTTGAGACGGCTGGTATTAGGCAAAGATGGGGGTGAGCTGGGTGGTTGGATGCCCTTGTACAG TGCAGCTGATGTGAAGGACTGCATGCAGAAGTTTCTAAGAGTTAAATATGCAGAGGAAACTTGCTACAACAGCACATTGATATTAAAGgcattcagttcgggattagaAATAGGCTCTTGTAATTGGACGATAAAGAGTCCCAAGGGGAGCGTTGGATTTATTTCAAGTTCCATCTTTGATTCTGCTCATGCAATGAATTTTGATTACCATGATCTTCAAGGGAATGATATGATGATATATTCAGATTTCTCATTCTTGGATGCTGCGGAACATGTTGAGAGTGACTTCGATAATGCAAGTGATTGTCAGGAGTTAGCCAAGTCTTTACTTAATATTGATGACAGTTTGGAGGAAAGGGACAAGCTAACTTTTATATGCTCCTGTGTAATTGACTCTGTAAAAGCTGGAGGCTCAGTCCTTATTCCTATTAGTCGACTTGGGATTATTCTGCAGCTGTTGGAACAGATATCATCTTCACTAGATGTTCTGAATTTGAAG GTTCCTATGTATATTATTTCTTCTGTAGCTGAAGAACTATTGGCTTTCACCAACATCGTACCTGAATGGCTTTGCAAGGAACGGCAAGAAAAG TCACTCTTTGAACTGATCTTGCAGCTATTTTGTGGTGAGCCATTGTTTGCACATGTCATGCTCATAAATGAGAAGAAGCTTCATGTGTTTCCGACAGTTCATTCACCTAAATTATT GATGAATTGGCAGGAACCATGCATAGTTTTCTCTCCTCACTGGAATCTGCGGCTTGGTCCTGCTGTTCATTTGCTCCGGCGCTGGTGTGGGGATCAGAACTCCTTGCTCATTCTTGAG AGTGGACCGGATGTTGAGCTGTCTCTCTTACCTTTCAAGCCAATGGAAATGAAGGTTCTTCAATGCTCTTTCCTCTCTGGGATAAG GTTGCAGAAAGTTGAAGCGTTGCTGAAGATATTGGAACCAAAAGTTGTTCTG TTACCTGAAGATTTGAAGCCAAATAGCTCTTCAATAACAAATTCCTTCTCGACCTTTCACTACCGCGTTAATGAAACATTGCGTATACCAAGCTTGAAGGACAATTCAGAACTAGAAATGGCAACAGACTTGGCTACCCAATTCAAATGGAGGAATTTGAAGCAGGGCAATATGAAAATGACAAGGTTAAACGGGGAGTTCTTCGTAGATCATGGCAGACAACGGTTGTTATCTGGAAATCTAGAGTCCTCGGAGAGTAGACCGCTGGTACATTGGGGTTCACCCAGTTTGGAAAAGCTTCTGCTGGTGTTATCAACCAGGGGCATCAAGGCAACGCTTGGGGAAGCACCAAGTGGTTCTGAATCAAGAAGTGCTTCTCTAGTACACGTCCACCATCCAAACCAAGCTCTTGTAGAAGTCAGAGAGACAATCACTGTCATTAGTACCGCTGACGAAAGTTTAGCCTCCATCATTTTTGAAGCAATAGGTAGTGTTCTAGATGGCATCTAA
- the LOC126627749 gene encoding uncharacterized protein LOC126627749 isoform X3 — MQKFSLPLHSSVFTVHSSQFTAAYSNPSSSVFPAAYPNPSSKTCLSKGGGYHLPPCHILNICGFTILLDCPLDLSALTIFSPIPSSSEASYLDKESPNSLNCSDLLDLEEPLFRKRQKVEKSLDADDLICAVPWYKTVNNLHLWNTSFIDAVLISSPMGMLGLPFITRMKGFSAKIYVTEATARLGQLMMEDLVSMHMEIRQLFGPEESSFPQWMKWEVLKLLPSSLRRLVLGKDGGELGGWMPLYSAADVKDCMQKFLRVKYAEETCYNSTLILKAFSSGLEIGSCNWTIKSPKGSVGFISSSIFDSAHAMNFDYHDLQGNDMMIYSDFSFLDAAEHVESDFDNASDCQELAKSLLNIDDSLEERDKLTFICSCVIDSVKAGGSVLIPISRLGIILQLLEQVPMYIISSVAEELLAFTNIVPEWLCKERQEKSLFELILQLFCGEPLFAHVMLINEKKLHVFPTVHSPKLLMNWQEPCIVFSPHWNLRLGPAVHLLRRWCGDQNSLLILESGPDVELSLLPFKPMEMKVLQCSFLSGIRLQKVEALLKILEPKVVLLPEDLKPNSSSITNSFSTFHYRVNETLRIPSLKDNSELEMATDLATQFKWRNLKQGNMKMTRLNGEFFVDHGRQRLLSGNLESSESRPLVHWGSPSLEKLLLVLSTRGIKATLGEAPSGSESRSASLVHVHHPNQALVEVRETITVISTADESLASIIFEAIGSVLDGI; from the exons ACATGTTTGAGCAAAGGTGGTGGTTACCATCTCCCACCCTGCCACATACTCAATATATGTGGTTTTACCATTTTATTGGATTGCCCATTGGACCTTTCTGCTCTTACAATCTTCTCCCCTATTCCTTCTAGTTCAGAAGCTAGTTACTTGGATAAAGAGAGTCCCAATTCCCTAAACTGTAGTGATTTGTTAGATTTGGAGGAGCCCTTGTTTCGGAAGAGACAAAAAGTCGAAAAGTCCCTGGATGCTGATGATTTGATTTGCGCAGTCCCCTGGTACAAAACTGTCAACAACTTACACCTATGGAATACCTCTTTTATTGATGCGGTATTGATATCGAGTCCGATGGGTATGTTAGGATTACCATTTATTACTCGGATGAAGGGATTTTCTGCTAAG ATATATGTGACTGAAGCAACAGCAAGACTTGGGCAACTTATGATGGAGGATCTTGTTTCGATGCATATGGAAATCAGGCAGTTGTTTGGACCTGAGGAGTCATCTTTTCCTCAGTGGATGAAGTGGGAAGTGCTTAAGCTTCTTCCGTCTTCGTTGAGACGGCTGGTATTAGGCAAAGATGGGGGTGAGCTGGGTGGTTGGATGCCCTTGTACAG TGCAGCTGATGTGAAGGACTGCATGCAGAAGTTTCTAAGAGTTAAATATGCAGAGGAAACTTGCTACAACAGCACATTGATATTAAAGgcattcagttcgggattagaAATAGGCTCTTGTAATTGGACGATAAAGAGTCCCAAGGGGAGCGTTGGATTTATTTCAAGTTCCATCTTTGATTCTGCTCATGCAATGAATTTTGATTACCATGATCTTCAAGGGAATGATATGATGATATATTCAGATTTCTCATTCTTGGATGCTGCGGAACATGTTGAGAGTGACTTCGATAATGCAAGTGATTGTCAGGAGTTAGCCAAGTCTTTACTTAATATTGATGACAGTTTGGAGGAAAGGGACAAGCTAACTTTTATATGCTCCTGTGTAATTGACTCTGTAAAAGCTGGAGGCTCAGTCCTTATTCCTATTAGTCGACTTGGGATTATTCTGCAGCTGTTGGAA CAGGTTCCTATGTATATTATTTCTTCTGTAGCTGAAGAACTATTGGCTTTCACCAACATCGTACCTGAATGGCTTTGCAAGGAACGGCAAGAAAAG TCACTCTTTGAACTGATCTTGCAGCTATTTTGTGGTGAGCCATTGTTTGCACATGTCATGCTCATAAATGAGAAGAAGCTTCATGTGTTTCCGACAGTTCATTCACCTAAATTATT GATGAATTGGCAGGAACCATGCATAGTTTTCTCTCCTCACTGGAATCTGCGGCTTGGTCCTGCTGTTCATTTGCTCCGGCGCTGGTGTGGGGATCAGAACTCCTTGCTCATTCTTGAG AGTGGACCGGATGTTGAGCTGTCTCTCTTACCTTTCAAGCCAATGGAAATGAAGGTTCTTCAATGCTCTTTCCTCTCTGGGATAAG GTTGCAGAAAGTTGAAGCGTTGCTGAAGATATTGGAACCAAAAGTTGTTCTG TTACCTGAAGATTTGAAGCCAAATAGCTCTTCAATAACAAATTCCTTCTCGACCTTTCACTACCGCGTTAATGAAACATTGCGTATACCAAGCTTGAAGGACAATTCAGAACTAGAAATGGCAACAGACTTGGCTACCCAATTCAAATGGAGGAATTTGAAGCAGGGCAATATGAAAATGACAAGGTTAAACGGGGAGTTCTTCGTAGATCATGGCAGACAACGGTTGTTATCTGGAAATCTAGAGTCCTCGGAGAGTAGACCGCTGGTACATTGGGGTTCACCCAGTTTGGAAAAGCTTCTGCTGGTGTTATCAACCAGGGGCATCAAGGCAACGCTTGGGGAAGCACCAAGTGGTTCTGAATCAAGAAGTGCTTCTCTAGTACACGTCCACCATCCAAACCAAGCTCTTGTAGAAGTCAGAGAGACAATCACTGTCATTAGTACCGCTGACGAAAGTTTAGCCTCCATCATTTTTGAAGCAATAGGTAGTGTTCTAGATGGCATCTAA
- the LOC126627749 gene encoding uncharacterized protein LOC126627749 isoform X2 has product MQKFSLPLHSSVFTVHSSQFTAAYSNPSSSVFPAAYPNPSSKTCLSKGGGYHLPPCHILNICGFTILLDCPLDLSALTIFSPIPSSSEASYLDKESPNSLNCSDLLDLEEPLFRKRQKVEKSLDADDLICAVPWYKTVNNLHLWNTSFIDAVLISSPMGMLGLPFITRMKGFSAKIYVTEATARLGQLMMEDLVSMHMEIRQLFGPEESSFPQWMKWEVLKLLPSSLRRLVLGKDGGELGGWMPLYSAADVKDCMQKFLRVKYAEETCYNSTLILKAFSSGLEIGSCNWTIKSPKGSVGFISSSIFDSAHAMNFDYHDLQGNDMMIYSDFSFLDAAEHVESDFDNASDCQELAKSLLNIDDSLEERDKLTFICSCVIDSVKAGGSVLIPISRLGIILQLLEQISSSLDVLNLKVPMYIISSVAEELLAFTNIVPEWLCKERQEKLFCGEPLFAHVMLINEKKLHVFPTVHSPKLLMNWQEPCIVFSPHWNLRLGPAVHLLRRWCGDQNSLLILESGPDVELSLLPFKPMEMKVLQCSFLSGIRLQKVEALLKILEPKVVLLPEDLKPNSSSITNSFSTFHYRVNETLRIPSLKDNSELEMATDLATQFKWRNLKQGNMKMTRLNGEFFVDHGRQRLLSGNLESSESRPLVHWGSPSLEKLLLVLSTRGIKATLGEAPSGSESRSASLVHVHHPNQALVEVRETITVISTADESLASIIFEAIGSVLDGI; this is encoded by the exons ACATGTTTGAGCAAAGGTGGTGGTTACCATCTCCCACCCTGCCACATACTCAATATATGTGGTTTTACCATTTTATTGGATTGCCCATTGGACCTTTCTGCTCTTACAATCTTCTCCCCTATTCCTTCTAGTTCAGAAGCTAGTTACTTGGATAAAGAGAGTCCCAATTCCCTAAACTGTAGTGATTTGTTAGATTTGGAGGAGCCCTTGTTTCGGAAGAGACAAAAAGTCGAAAAGTCCCTGGATGCTGATGATTTGATTTGCGCAGTCCCCTGGTACAAAACTGTCAACAACTTACACCTATGGAATACCTCTTTTATTGATGCGGTATTGATATCGAGTCCGATGGGTATGTTAGGATTACCATTTATTACTCGGATGAAGGGATTTTCTGCTAAG ATATATGTGACTGAAGCAACAGCAAGACTTGGGCAACTTATGATGGAGGATCTTGTTTCGATGCATATGGAAATCAGGCAGTTGTTTGGACCTGAGGAGTCATCTTTTCCTCAGTGGATGAAGTGGGAAGTGCTTAAGCTTCTTCCGTCTTCGTTGAGACGGCTGGTATTAGGCAAAGATGGGGGTGAGCTGGGTGGTTGGATGCCCTTGTACAG TGCAGCTGATGTGAAGGACTGCATGCAGAAGTTTCTAAGAGTTAAATATGCAGAGGAAACTTGCTACAACAGCACATTGATATTAAAGgcattcagttcgggattagaAATAGGCTCTTGTAATTGGACGATAAAGAGTCCCAAGGGGAGCGTTGGATTTATTTCAAGTTCCATCTTTGATTCTGCTCATGCAATGAATTTTGATTACCATGATCTTCAAGGGAATGATATGATGATATATTCAGATTTCTCATTCTTGGATGCTGCGGAACATGTTGAGAGTGACTTCGATAATGCAAGTGATTGTCAGGAGTTAGCCAAGTCTTTACTTAATATTGATGACAGTTTGGAGGAAAGGGACAAGCTAACTTTTATATGCTCCTGTGTAATTGACTCTGTAAAAGCTGGAGGCTCAGTCCTTATTCCTATTAGTCGACTTGGGATTATTCTGCAGCTGTTGGAACAGATATCATCTTCACTAGATGTTCTGAATTTGAAG GTTCCTATGTATATTATTTCTTCTGTAGCTGAAGAACTATTGGCTTTCACCAACATCGTACCTGAATGGCTTTGCAAGGAACGGCAAGAAAAG CTATTTTGTGGTGAGCCATTGTTTGCACATGTCATGCTCATAAATGAGAAGAAGCTTCATGTGTTTCCGACAGTTCATTCACCTAAATTATT GATGAATTGGCAGGAACCATGCATAGTTTTCTCTCCTCACTGGAATCTGCGGCTTGGTCCTGCTGTTCATTTGCTCCGGCGCTGGTGTGGGGATCAGAACTCCTTGCTCATTCTTGAG AGTGGACCGGATGTTGAGCTGTCTCTCTTACCTTTCAAGCCAATGGAAATGAAGGTTCTTCAATGCTCTTTCCTCTCTGGGATAAG GTTGCAGAAAGTTGAAGCGTTGCTGAAGATATTGGAACCAAAAGTTGTTCTG TTACCTGAAGATTTGAAGCCAAATAGCTCTTCAATAACAAATTCCTTCTCGACCTTTCACTACCGCGTTAATGAAACATTGCGTATACCAAGCTTGAAGGACAATTCAGAACTAGAAATGGCAACAGACTTGGCTACCCAATTCAAATGGAGGAATTTGAAGCAGGGCAATATGAAAATGACAAGGTTAAACGGGGAGTTCTTCGTAGATCATGGCAGACAACGGTTGTTATCTGGAAATCTAGAGTCCTCGGAGAGTAGACCGCTGGTACATTGGGGTTCACCCAGTTTGGAAAAGCTTCTGCTGGTGTTATCAACCAGGGGCATCAAGGCAACGCTTGGGGAAGCACCAAGTGGTTCTGAATCAAGAAGTGCTTCTCTAGTACACGTCCACCATCCAAACCAAGCTCTTGTAGAAGTCAGAGAGACAATCACTGTCATTAGTACCGCTGACGAAAGTTTAGCCTCCATCATTTTTGAAGCAATAGGTAGTGTTCTAGATGGCATCTAA
- the LOC126627749 gene encoding uncharacterized protein LOC126627749 isoform X6: protein MQKFSLPLHSSVFTVHSSQFTAAYSNPSSSVFPAAYPNPSSKTCLSKGGGYHLPPCHILNICGFTILLDCPLDLSALTIFSPIPSSSEASYLDKESPNSLNCSDLLDLEEPLFRKRQKVEKSLDADDLICAVPWYKTVNNLHLWNTSFIDAVLISSPMGMLGLPFITRMKGFSAKIYVTEATARLGQLMMEDLVSMHMEIRQLFGPEESSFPQWMKWEVLKLLPSSLRRLVLGKDGGELGGWMPLYSAADVKDCMQKFLRVKYAEETCYNSTLILKAFSSGLEIGSCNWTIKSPKGSVGFISSSIFDSAHAMNFDYHDLQGNDMMIYSDFSFLDAAEHVESDFDNATGGSVLIPISRLGIILQLLEQVPMYIISSVAEELLAFTNIVPEWLCKERQEKSLFELILQLFCGEPLFAHVMLINEKKLHVFPTVHSPKLLMNWQEPCIVFSPHWNLRLGPAVHLLRRWCGDQNSLLILESGPDVELSLLPFKPMEMKVLQCSFLSGIRLQKVEALLKILEPKVVLLPEDLKPNSSSITNSFSTFHYRVNETLRIPSLKDNSELEMATDLATQFKWRNLKQGNMKMTRLNGEFFVDHGRQRLLSGNLESSESRPLVHWGSPSLEKLLLVLSTRGIKATLGEAPSGSESRSASLVHVHHPNQALVEVRETITVISTADESLASIIFEAIGSVLDGI, encoded by the exons ACATGTTTGAGCAAAGGTGGTGGTTACCATCTCCCACCCTGCCACATACTCAATATATGTGGTTTTACCATTTTATTGGATTGCCCATTGGACCTTTCTGCTCTTACAATCTTCTCCCCTATTCCTTCTAGTTCAGAAGCTAGTTACTTGGATAAAGAGAGTCCCAATTCCCTAAACTGTAGTGATTTGTTAGATTTGGAGGAGCCCTTGTTTCGGAAGAGACAAAAAGTCGAAAAGTCCCTGGATGCTGATGATTTGATTTGCGCAGTCCCCTGGTACAAAACTGTCAACAACTTACACCTATGGAATACCTCTTTTATTGATGCGGTATTGATATCGAGTCCGATGGGTATGTTAGGATTACCATTTATTACTCGGATGAAGGGATTTTCTGCTAAG ATATATGTGACTGAAGCAACAGCAAGACTTGGGCAACTTATGATGGAGGATCTTGTTTCGATGCATATGGAAATCAGGCAGTTGTTTGGACCTGAGGAGTCATCTTTTCCTCAGTGGATGAAGTGGGAAGTGCTTAAGCTTCTTCCGTCTTCGTTGAGACGGCTGGTATTAGGCAAAGATGGGGGTGAGCTGGGTGGTTGGATGCCCTTGTACAG TGCAGCTGATGTGAAGGACTGCATGCAGAAGTTTCTAAGAGTTAAATATGCAGAGGAAACTTGCTACAACAGCACATTGATATTAAAGgcattcagttcgggattagaAATAGGCTCTTGTAATTGGACGATAAAGAGTCCCAAGGGGAGCGTTGGATTTATTTCAAGTTCCATCTTTGATTCTGCTCATGCAATGAATTTTGATTACCATGATCTTCAAGGGAATGATATGATGATATATTCAGATTTCTCATTCTTGGATGCTGCGGAACATGTTGAGAGTGACTTCGATAATGCAA CTGGAGGCTCAGTCCTTATTCCTATTAGTCGACTTGGGATTATTCTGCAGCTGTTGGAA CAGGTTCCTATGTATATTATTTCTTCTGTAGCTGAAGAACTATTGGCTTTCACCAACATCGTACCTGAATGGCTTTGCAAGGAACGGCAAGAAAAG TCACTCTTTGAACTGATCTTGCAGCTATTTTGTGGTGAGCCATTGTTTGCACATGTCATGCTCATAAATGAGAAGAAGCTTCATGTGTTTCCGACAGTTCATTCACCTAAATTATT GATGAATTGGCAGGAACCATGCATAGTTTTCTCTCCTCACTGGAATCTGCGGCTTGGTCCTGCTGTTCATTTGCTCCGGCGCTGGTGTGGGGATCAGAACTCCTTGCTCATTCTTGAG AGTGGACCGGATGTTGAGCTGTCTCTCTTACCTTTCAAGCCAATGGAAATGAAGGTTCTTCAATGCTCTTTCCTCTCTGGGATAAG GTTGCAGAAAGTTGAAGCGTTGCTGAAGATATTGGAACCAAAAGTTGTTCTG TTACCTGAAGATTTGAAGCCAAATAGCTCTTCAATAACAAATTCCTTCTCGACCTTTCACTACCGCGTTAATGAAACATTGCGTATACCAAGCTTGAAGGACAATTCAGAACTAGAAATGGCAACAGACTTGGCTACCCAATTCAAATGGAGGAATTTGAAGCAGGGCAATATGAAAATGACAAGGTTAAACGGGGAGTTCTTCGTAGATCATGGCAGACAACGGTTGTTATCTGGAAATCTAGAGTCCTCGGAGAGTAGACCGCTGGTACATTGGGGTTCACCCAGTTTGGAAAAGCTTCTGCTGGTGTTATCAACCAGGGGCATCAAGGCAACGCTTGGGGAAGCACCAAGTGGTTCTGAATCAAGAAGTGCTTCTCTAGTACACGTCCACCATCCAAACCAAGCTCTTGTAGAAGTCAGAGAGACAATCACTGTCATTAGTACCGCTGACGAAAGTTTAGCCTCCATCATTTTTGAAGCAATAGGTAGTGTTCTAGATGGCATCTAA